Proteins encoded by one window of Xylella fastidiosa:
- a CDS encoding phosphomannomutase/phosphoglucomutase, protein MSLPAFKAYDIRGRVPDELNEDLARRIGIALAAQLDRAAPVVLGHDVRLTSPSLQEALSAGLRASGREVIDIGLCGTEEVYFQTQYRNAAGGVMVTASHNPMDYNGMKLVREQARPISSDTGLFTIRDAVATDIATITPPTAAEHQYLDKSAYIAHLLSYVDSNALKPLKLVVNAGNGSAGLIVDLLAPHLPFEFVRIFHEPDGHFPNGIPNPLLPENRDATAQAVKHHGADLGIAWDGDFDRCFFFDHTGRFIEGYYLVGLLASVILSKHPGGKIVHDPRLIWNTVEMVEAAGGIPVLSKSGHAFIKEKMRKENAVYGGEMSAHHYFREFSYADSGMIPWLLIAELISRSGRSLADLVESRMQQFPCSGEINFKITDTKTATARIMDHYTAQSPTIDHTDGISADFGDWRFNLRSSNTEPLLRLNVETRNNAALLKQRTDEISALLRT, encoded by the coding sequence ATGTCACTACCCGCCTTCAAGGCCTACGACATCCGCGGCCGCGTGCCAGATGAATTAAACGAGGACTTGGCCCGCCGCATCGGCATCGCACTGGCGGCACAGTTGGACAGAGCAGCCCCTGTGGTCCTGGGCCACGATGTACGCCTGACAAGCCCATCACTACAAGAGGCACTGTCAGCCGGCCTACGTGCCAGCGGCCGCGAGGTGATTGATATCGGCCTCTGCGGCACCGAAGAGGTCTATTTCCAAACACAATATCGCAATGCGGCTGGTGGCGTGATGGTCACCGCCAGCCACAACCCGATGGATTACAACGGGATGAAACTCGTACGCGAGCAGGCACGTCCGATCAGCTCAGACACCGGCCTATTCACAATCCGCGATGCTGTTGCCACCGACATCGCAACCATTACGCCCCCCACTGCCGCAGAACATCAGTATCTGGACAAGTCAGCCTACATTGCACACCTGCTGAGCTACGTCGACAGCAACGCCCTCAAACCACTGAAGCTGGTCGTCAATGCCGGCAACGGCAGTGCCGGCCTAATCGTTGACCTACTCGCCCCACATCTACCGTTCGAATTCGTGCGTATATTCCACGAACCGGACGGCCACTTTCCAAACGGCATTCCAAACCCACTGCTGCCTGAAAACCGCGATGCCACCGCACAAGCCGTCAAGCATCACGGTGCAGACCTTGGTATCGCCTGGGACGGAGATTTCGACCGCTGCTTTTTCTTTGATCACACCGGTCGTTTTATTGAAGGTTACTATCTCGTCGGCCTCTTAGCCTCAGTGATTCTGTCCAAACATCCTGGTGGAAAAATCGTGCATGACCCACGTCTCATCTGGAACACCGTCGAAATGGTTGAGGCTGCCGGCGGCATCCCGGTACTGTCCAAGAGCGGCCATGCCTTCATCAAAGAAAAAATGCGTAAAGAAAACGCCGTATACGGTGGTGAGATGAGCGCTCACCATTATTTCCGCGAATTTTCCTACGCCGACTCAGGCATGATCCCATGGTTACTGATCGCCGAACTGATCTCACGCAGCGGTCGCTCCCTGGCCGACCTGGTCGAAAGCCGCATGCAGCAATTCCCGTGCAGTGGTGAAATCAACTTTAAAATCACCGATACCAAAACCGCCACAGCACGCATCATGGACCATTACACAGCACAATCTCCGACGATCGACCATACCGACGGAATCAGCGCCGACTTTGGAGATTGGCGTTTCAACCTGCGCAGCTCCAATACCGAACCGCTACTACGCCTGAATGTGGAAACCCGCAACAATGCGGCACTGCTAAAACAACGTACTGATGAAATTTCAGCACTGCTGCGCACCTGA
- a CDS encoding MFS transporter: MKILEEKKSASNLNHLKTAFFGMIILSLGIGIGRFLHTPILPVMLHEGQFTFSQLSYIASANYAGYLLGSLFLSFGKLGNTSRTTMMLYGAAIVTNVLIFAMAFTSYFFLVMLIRFTAGISSAAMMIFGSITVMRHTFNVRVIASLYAGVGIGILLGNEYVVIGLRHGLNASGLWYGASLLSFIFLLLLFVLTPHVEDKPREASASFPVQQNPFLWWQLAALYGCAGFGYIIIATYLPLIAKTFNVPFIAEHLWSLVGLTIIPSCFAWLWAAQRWGTRRCLTTNLLIQGCCVLLTLLSQAPFLLVISCIGFGATFMGTTSLVMPLTRQVRAPHRINLLGLVTLTYGIGQILGPLLTSLLHSRLNTVTPAIMCGAVALFVAAGICQYCLDKKAVNV; this comes from the coding sequence ATGAAAATATTGGAAGAGAAAAAAAGTGCCAGTAACTTAAATCATCTTAAAACGGCTTTTTTTGGGATGATTATTCTCTCCCTTGGTATTGGGATCGGACGGTTTCTTCATACACCTATCCTTCCGGTCATGCTGCATGAAGGCCAATTTACCTTTAGCCAACTTTCCTATATCGCCAGCGCTAACTACGCAGGCTATCTACTAGGAAGCCTATTTCTTTCCTTCGGAAAATTAGGCAACACATCCCGCACCACCATGATGTTATATGGTGCTGCCATTGTTACAAACGTACTAATCTTCGCAATGGCATTCACTAGCTATTTTTTTCTAGTGATGCTGATTCGTTTCACAGCAGGTATATCCAGCGCCGCCATGATGATTTTCGGCTCCATCACCGTCATGCGGCATACATTTAATGTACGGGTGATTGCGTCCCTATACGCTGGCGTCGGTATCGGAATTTTATTGGGCAACGAATACGTTGTTATCGGCCTACGTCATGGACTGAACGCCAGCGGGTTATGGTATGGAGCTAGCCTTTTATCCTTTATTTTTTTGCTATTGCTGTTTGTGCTGACACCACACGTAGAGGATAAGCCTCGTGAGGCCAGCGCATCTTTCCCAGTACAGCAAAATCCCTTTCTCTGGTGGCAATTGGCTGCACTGTATGGCTGTGCAGGGTTTGGCTACATCATCATCGCTACCTACCTGCCACTGATCGCAAAAACGTTCAATGTCCCTTTTATTGCCGAACATCTCTGGTCGCTGGTCGGACTGACCATCATTCCCAGCTGCTTTGCCTGGCTGTGGGCGGCGCAGCGCTGGGGAACACGACGCTGCCTGACCACCAACCTACTCATTCAAGGCTGTTGTGTATTGCTGACACTACTCAGCCAAGCGCCCTTTCTCTTAGTCATCAGCTGCATCGGTTTCGGCGCAACTTTCATGGGAACGACATCTCTTGTGATGCCACTTACTCGACAAGTCCGCGCACCACACCGTATCAACTTACTCGGACTCGTCACCCTCACCTACGGTATCGGCCAAATTCTCGGGCCACTGCTGACCAGTTTGCTGCACTCCAGATTGAACACTGTCACGCCCGCGATTATGTGTGGTGCAGTAGCCCTCTTCGTCGCGGCTGGCATCTGTCAATATTGCCTCGATAAAAAAGCAGTCAACGTCTAG
- a CDS encoding DUF1439 domain-containing protein produces MHRHTLLGLLLFLSITTTAVNAAPQIHGREIIIPAEDIQPFVSNHFPQTKTLLGGLIELSTSQPRIAIPPGHRMTLSFDLAISSGGGQPSPLGRVGLSSAMYYDTARQAFFLDQPTLEHFKPAHSGIELDEQIREFINTWLQDYARREPVYQLSPALTAMLGNVHLQSSTITNGHFSLTFDRDISPLIPDN; encoded by the coding sequence ATGCATCGTCATACCCTACTTGGCCTACTGTTGTTTCTATCCATCACAACCACAGCAGTAAATGCTGCTCCACAGATTCATGGCCGCGAAATCATCATTCCAGCGGAGGACATACAACCCTTTGTCTCCAACCACTTCCCACAAACAAAAACACTGCTGGGCGGACTGATCGAACTAAGCACCAGCCAACCACGCATCGCAATTCCACCCGGTCACCGAATGACACTCTCATTCGACCTGGCGATCTCCAGCGGTGGCGGCCAACCATCCCCGCTAGGGCGGGTCGGACTGAGCAGCGCGATGTACTACGATACTGCACGCCAAGCATTCTTCCTTGATCAACCCACCCTGGAGCATTTCAAACCAGCACATTCTGGCATCGAACTTGATGAACAAATCCGTGAGTTCATCAACACCTGGTTGCAAGACTATGCTCGCCGCGAACCGGTGTACCAGCTCAGTCCAGCACTGACCGCCATGCTAGGAAACGTCCATTTGCAATCCTCCACGATCACTAATGGCCACTTCTCACTGACCTTTGACCGCGACATCTCACCGCTCATACCAGACAATTGA
- a CDS encoding 6-phosphofructokinase: MAKETLLYAQSGGVTAVINATAAAVITEARSHRIKVLAARNGILGALREDLIDTSKESITAIRALTHTPGGAFGSCRFKLKSLEADHEKYERLLEVFKAHNVRWFLYNGGNDSADTALKVSQLAKTFDYPLHCIGVPKTIDNDLAITDASPGFGSAAKYTAVSICEAARDVAAMAETSTKVFIYEAMGRHAGWLAAAAGLAGQGQEEAPHIILLPERTYDETAFLAKVQQVVDRVGWCVVVASEGIRSNDGRFVADAGGTTDAFGHTQLGGVAAYLANRVKQALGLKVHWTLPDYLQRSARHIASKTDWEQAQAVGKAAVHYALEGMNAVMPVIVRTSDTPYRWKIEPAALTKIANHEKTLPASFLRRDGFGISERARTYFEPLIRGEAPMPYERNGLPRHVHLKNQSVQKRLPAWE; encoded by the coding sequence ATGGCAAAAGAGACGTTGTTATACGCCCAATCCGGCGGCGTTACCGCTGTTATCAACGCAACCGCCGCCGCGGTCATCACCGAAGCACGGTCACACCGCATTAAAGTCCTCGCCGCACGCAATGGCATCCTCGGTGCACTGCGTGAAGACCTGATCGATACATCCAAAGAATCAATCACGGCAATCCGTGCCTTGACCCATACCCCAGGAGGCGCATTTGGCTCGTGCCGTTTCAAGCTCAAATCGCTTGAAGCCGATCACGAAAAATACGAACGGTTACTTGAAGTATTCAAAGCACATAACGTGCGCTGGTTCCTCTACAACGGTGGTAATGACTCCGCCGATACAGCGCTCAAAGTCTCACAGTTAGCCAAAACATTTGACTATCCACTGCACTGTATCGGCGTCCCTAAAACCATCGACAACGATTTGGCGATCACCGACGCCAGCCCCGGCTTCGGTTCAGCCGCAAAGTACACTGCTGTCTCCATATGCGAAGCCGCGCGGGATGTCGCAGCGATGGCCGAGACCTCAACTAAGGTTTTCATTTACGAAGCAATGGGCCGCCATGCCGGTTGGCTCGCTGCGGCTGCTGGCTTGGCCGGCCAAGGGCAGGAAGAAGCCCCCCACATCATCCTGCTCCCTGAACGCACCTACGACGAAACAGCATTTCTGGCGAAAGTCCAACAGGTAGTCGACCGAGTCGGTTGGTGCGTAGTAGTCGCCAGCGAAGGTATCCGCAGCAATGATGGGCGCTTCGTTGCCGATGCTGGCGGCACCACTGATGCCTTTGGTCACACGCAACTTGGCGGCGTCGCCGCTTACCTCGCCAACCGAGTGAAACAGGCACTCGGACTCAAAGTGCACTGGACGCTGCCAGATTACCTACAACGCTCCGCAAGGCACATCGCCTCCAAAACAGACTGGGAACAAGCACAGGCTGTGGGTAAAGCTGCAGTGCACTACGCACTGGAAGGCATGAATGCAGTCATGCCTGTCATCGTACGCACCTCTGACACCCCATACCGTTGGAAAATCGAGCCGGCAGCACTCACCAAGATTGCCAATCACGAAAAAACCTTACCAGCAAGCTTCTTACGCCGTGACGGCTTCGGCATCAGCGAACGTGCACGCACCTACTTTGAACCATTGATTCGTGGCGAAGCACCCATGCCCTACGAACGCAACGGATTACCGCGACACGTCCATCTGAAAAATCAAAGCGTACAGAAACGGCTACCTGCCTGGGAATAA
- a CDS encoding adenylate kinase, which produces MRLVLLGPPGSGKGTQAAQMQETLQIPHISTGDLLRSEVVAGTPLGLQAKQVMAQGDLVSDAILLGMLESRLSHTDVVKGFILDGYPRNLSQAAALDGLLAKFGHPLNAVVQLEVPTDVLVERIAGRAQAEGREDDTPDAVRKRLQVYNDSTAPVIGFYQQRGILLRVDGVGRLDEVSQRIAVALGC; this is translated from the coding sequence ATGCGATTGGTTCTATTGGGACCACCTGGTTCAGGTAAAGGCACTCAGGCGGCGCAAATGCAGGAAACATTACAGATTCCGCATATTTCCACTGGTGACCTGTTGCGCAGTGAAGTGGTTGCTGGGACTCCTCTTGGCCTACAGGCCAAGCAAGTCATGGCACAAGGTGATTTGGTTTCCGATGCGATTTTGCTTGGCATGCTTGAGTCACGTTTGAGCCATACGGATGTAGTAAAAGGCTTCATCCTTGATGGCTATCCGCGCAATCTGTCTCAGGCCGCTGCGCTGGATGGGTTGTTAGCCAAGTTCGGGCATCCTTTAAATGCTGTGGTGCAGCTTGAGGTACCCACCGATGTGTTGGTGGAACGTATTGCTGGCCGTGCTCAGGCGGAAGGCCGTGAGGATGACACTCCTGATGCGGTGCGTAAGCGTTTGCAGGTCTATAACGATTCAACCGCGCCGGTCATCGGTTTCTATCAGCAGCGCGGCATCTTGTTGCGCGTGGATGGTGTGGGACGTTTGGATGAGGTTTCCCAGCGTATTGCGGTTGCGCTGGGTTGCTGA
- the mpl gene encoding UDP-N-acetylmuramate:L-alanyl-gamma-D-glutamyl-meso-diaminopimelate ligase, producing the protein MNKLHILGIAGTFMGGIAALARELGWNVAGSDQAIYPPMSVQLERLGITLMHGYLPEHIAADCAEVVVGNALSRGNAAVEALLDSGCRYISGPQWLAERVLPGRDTLAVAGTHGKTTTTTILAWLLEAAGRAPGFLIGGVPENFGVSARLGGVLSQGSMDPLVAGEVSAAVRPLFVVEADEYDTAFFDKRSKFVHYRPRVVILNNLEYDHADIFPDVAAIQRQFHHLVRTIPGRGRLIVNGEDQRLAEVLAMGCWTPVERFGFDPEFHWSARLIAADGSRFSVWHEGCEVGQVSWSLLGRHNVLNALAALAAAHAVGVAPAAVIPSLAQFRSVKRRLECLGERGAVTVYDDFAHHPTAIATTLEGLRANVGDARIVVAIEMRSHSMRLGAHAQALAPSLQAADTVVFLDHPGLVWNAAGVVAQMHGQVHVVHDTEGLLSMLNEVVHASDHVVFMSNGGFDGAPRRFLAQLR; encoded by the coding sequence ATGAATAAATTGCATATTCTTGGTATTGCCGGAACATTTATGGGGGGCATCGCTGCGCTGGCACGTGAATTGGGCTGGAATGTTGCGGGGAGCGATCAGGCCATCTATCCGCCAATGTCAGTGCAATTGGAACGGCTTGGCATCACATTGATGCATGGCTATTTGCCGGAGCATATCGCTGCGGATTGTGCTGAGGTGGTGGTAGGGAATGCGCTGTCGCGTGGTAATGCAGCGGTTGAGGCGTTGCTTGATAGCGGATGCCGTTACATATCGGGGCCCCAATGGTTAGCTGAGCGGGTATTGCCAGGGCGCGACACGCTTGCGGTGGCAGGAACGCATGGTAAGACGACGACAACGACGATCTTGGCTTGGTTATTGGAGGCAGCCGGACGTGCGCCGGGATTCCTGATTGGTGGTGTGCCTGAGAATTTTGGTGTGTCAGCGCGGCTTGGCGGTGTGCTGAGCCAGGGGAGTATGGATCCGTTGGTGGCGGGTGAGGTGTCTGCAGCTGTTCGACCGTTGTTTGTCGTGGAGGCGGATGAGTACGACACTGCATTCTTTGATAAGCGCAGCAAATTCGTACATTACCGTCCACGTGTGGTGATTCTGAATAATCTAGAGTACGACCATGCCGATATCTTCCCTGATGTGGCTGCGATACAACGGCAATTCCACCATTTAGTGCGTACCATCCCTGGTCGTGGTCGGCTGATCGTGAATGGTGAGGATCAACGTTTGGCCGAGGTCTTGGCGATGGGGTGTTGGACGCCGGTGGAGCGCTTCGGTTTCGATCCTGAGTTCCACTGGAGTGCGCGTTTGATTGCTGCCGATGGGAGTCGTTTTTCGGTCTGGCACGAGGGATGTGAGGTCGGTCAGGTCAGTTGGTCGTTGCTTGGTCGTCACAATGTACTCAACGCGCTGGCGGCGCTGGCGGCTGCACATGCGGTGGGTGTTGCGCCGGCTGCGGTGATTCCGTCGCTCGCGCAGTTCCGCAGTGTCAAACGTCGCTTGGAATGCTTGGGTGAGAGAGGGGCGGTGACGGTTTACGACGACTTTGCACACCACCCCACTGCGATCGCTACCACGCTGGAGGGGTTACGGGCGAATGTGGGTGATGCGCGTATTGTGGTCGCGATCGAGATGCGCAGTCATTCGATGCGGCTGGGGGCGCATGCGCAGGCCTTGGCGCCGTCGCTACAGGCGGCTGATACCGTGGTGTTTCTGGATCATCCAGGATTGGTGTGGAACGCAGCAGGCGTGGTTGCACAGATGCATGGTCAGGTGCATGTGGTTCATGATACTGAGGGGTTACTGTCGATGCTCAATGAGGTGGTACATGCCAGTGACCATGTTGTATTCATGTCTAATGGTGGATTTGATGGTGCACCACGTCGATTCTTAGCGCAGTTGCGCTAA
- a CDS encoding bifunctional DedA family/phosphatase PAP2 family protein, protein MNTPWITATLAWIEQHPALAGLVIFAIAFSDAVIILGAIVPALPLLFAVGVLIGLDKINGLYAVACASLGAFAGDALSFWIGYRWGHRLREIWPFNRYPQLLHRGESLFRGNAFKSILVARYVGAVRPFVPAIAGMLRMPLKHYTFASGLACLSWGALFLAPGWLLGEAYDAVAAVAGRLLLVIGLLLLVLGVVWAVVLYSYRWAARNLDQSIARLLAWSHRHPTLGRWSISVFDPQRRESVPLAVLAVMLLLLGWGWFALLMIVLVHGEPLPMDLAVNNMMLALRNPLADYPMTALASLGDWQILLPAITVAMAYLAWHKRWMAVLHWLAALSFGLAFTWLLGKTMHVVQPPAASSGFGFPSVAVTIVTITLGFFAVLIARELPGRNRVWPYMVTGALASLIGFARLYLGAHWLSDVLGGMLFGIFWLLVLGIAYRRRLTHELQVNPLSWLFYGTFSIAAIVMAPRHLEQKLTKFEPPPPSPRTIAAESWWKNDWRELPARRNEFDDAERWPLNVQVAGSLVPLQQHLETQGWRRQPQAGWKEALHLLDVNSQPNTVPVLPATLDTRVEALLMVRNSPHADECYVLRLWPTATQLQPEQQPLWLGSVQTLHYDRHFSLMGLWYPLRGVDLALKELQSSLSALHHREEHHPDTNTPILLIDNRAPTVPTGAPTIPQEPSGLPTR, encoded by the coding sequence ATGAATACACCCTGGATTACAGCAACACTGGCATGGATTGAACAACATCCTGCACTGGCCGGCTTGGTCATCTTTGCCATTGCTTTTAGCGACGCAGTCATCATTCTCGGCGCAATCGTGCCAGCGCTGCCACTGCTATTTGCTGTTGGCGTGCTCATCGGGCTCGACAAAATCAACGGCCTCTACGCAGTCGCATGCGCATCGCTAGGGGCATTCGCTGGTGATGCACTGAGTTTCTGGATTGGCTATCGATGGGGCCATCGATTGCGCGAAATCTGGCCATTCAACCGCTATCCGCAATTACTGCACCGTGGTGAATCACTATTTCGCGGCAACGCATTCAAGAGCATCCTGGTGGCACGCTACGTCGGCGCGGTCCGTCCCTTCGTACCGGCCATCGCCGGCATGCTGCGCATGCCGCTCAAACACTACACCTTTGCCAGCGGCTTAGCGTGTCTGTCATGGGGCGCCCTGTTCCTGGCGCCAGGCTGGCTGCTCGGCGAAGCCTACGACGCAGTGGCAGCCGTCGCCGGACGGCTCCTTCTGGTCATCGGATTACTCCTGCTGGTCCTCGGAGTGGTCTGGGCAGTGGTGTTATACAGCTACCGCTGGGCAGCCAGGAATCTTGATCAGTCGATCGCCCGCCTATTGGCCTGGTCGCATCGTCATCCCACTTTAGGACGCTGGTCAATCTCGGTCTTCGATCCCCAACGACGCGAGTCAGTCCCCCTGGCAGTACTCGCGGTGATGCTGCTCCTGTTGGGCTGGGGCTGGTTCGCACTCCTCATGATCGTCCTGGTCCATGGTGAACCACTACCGATGGATCTTGCAGTCAACAACATGATGTTGGCACTGCGCAATCCATTGGCAGACTACCCAATGACAGCCTTAGCCTCACTAGGCGACTGGCAAATCCTACTGCCCGCCATTACCGTTGCGATGGCATATCTGGCGTGGCACAAACGCTGGATGGCAGTACTGCACTGGTTGGCTGCACTCAGCTTTGGTCTGGCCTTCACTTGGTTGCTCGGCAAGACCATGCATGTCGTGCAGCCGCCAGCCGCCAGCAGCGGCTTTGGCTTTCCGTCCGTTGCAGTCACGATCGTCACCATCACCTTAGGCTTCTTTGCCGTACTGATCGCCCGGGAACTCCCCGGACGCAATCGGGTTTGGCCATACATGGTGACCGGCGCGCTCGCCTCTCTGATTGGTTTCGCACGACTGTACCTAGGTGCACATTGGCTCAGCGATGTGCTCGGCGGCATGCTATTTGGCATCTTCTGGCTCCTGGTACTGGGGATCGCTTATCGGCGACGCCTCACCCATGAACTTCAGGTCAACCCCTTAAGCTGGCTGTTTTATGGCACCTTCTCAATCGCTGCAATAGTGATGGCCCCCCGCCATCTAGAACAGAAGCTAACTAAGTTCGAACCGCCACCACCATCACCACGCACAATCGCTGCGGAAAGTTGGTGGAAAAATGACTGGCGTGAGCTGCCCGCGCGCCGTAACGAGTTCGACGATGCAGAACGCTGGCCGCTCAACGTCCAAGTGGCCGGTTCACTGGTGCCATTGCAGCAACACTTGGAAACCCAGGGATGGCGACGCCAGCCGCAAGCCGGCTGGAAGGAAGCATTGCACTTGCTCGACGTAAATTCCCAACCCAATACTGTTCCGGTGCTGCCGGCCACGTTGGACACACGCGTTGAAGCATTGCTGATGGTACGTAACAGCCCACATGCGGACGAATGCTATGTACTACGCCTATGGCCAACAGCCACTCAATTGCAGCCGGAACAACAACCACTCTGGCTGGGATCGGTACAGACACTGCACTATGATCGCCATTTCAGCTTAATGGGCCTCTGGTATCCGTTGCGTGGCGTGGACCTGGCACTGAAAGAATTGCAATCCTCACTCAGTGCATTGCACCATCGGGAAGAACACCACCCAGACACCAACACCCCGATACTGCTGATCGATAACCGGGCACCCACAGTCCCAACCGGTGCACCCACTATCCCTCAGGAACCGAGTGGCCTCCCTACAAGATAA
- a CDS encoding serine/threonine-protein kinase: MSRPFSVSETLKADCFGRILLVNGKGEKFIRRDLGAVSWWLRGLAGWLARREVAALRQLNTLPAVPRLLNWDGVCLDRSFLSGQMMYQCPPRGDLAYFRAACRLLQQMHRCGVVHNDLAKEANWLVLEDGSPGVIDFQLAVRGDPRAPWMRLLAREDLRHLLKHKRMYCPEALTPVERRLLKRPSWIRRLWFATGKPVYRFVTRRVLHWEDNEGRGAKP; encoded by the coding sequence ATGTCTAGGCCTTTTTCTGTCTCCGAAACGCTGAAGGCCGATTGTTTCGGCCGTATTTTGCTGGTAAATGGAAAGGGAGAGAAGTTCATCCGGCGTGATCTTGGTGCCGTGTCATGGTGGTTGCGTGGTCTTGCGGGGTGGTTGGCCAGACGTGAAGTTGCAGCACTGCGCCAACTCAATACGTTGCCAGCGGTGCCACGGTTGCTGAACTGGGATGGGGTGTGTCTGGATCGCAGTTTTCTGTCTGGTCAAATGATGTATCAGTGTCCGCCACGTGGTGATTTGGCTTACTTTCGTGCGGCGTGTCGTTTGTTGCAGCAGATGCATCGTTGCGGTGTCGTCCACAATGATCTTGCCAAGGAGGCAAATTGGTTGGTGCTGGAGGATGGCAGCCCAGGGGTGATCGATTTTCAGTTGGCGGTACGTGGCGATCCGCGTGCTCCGTGGATGCGTTTGCTGGCGCGCGAGGATCTGCGGCACCTGCTCAAGCATAAGCGTATGTATTGTCCGGAGGCGTTGACGCCGGTAGAACGACGTCTTCTCAAGCGTCCTTCATGGATACGTCGGCTCTGGTTTGCCACTGGGAAGCCGGTGTATCGCTTTGTCACGCGCCGTGTACTGCATTGGGAAGATAACGAGGGGAGGGGAGCAAAGCCTTAG
- a CDS encoding leucyl aminopeptidase family protein, translating to MPIPFGFTVATTNTLPLHVLDRAHFANWLTAQSPAIQSWVQAQGFAAAAGSVLLLPGEHGLSGAVLGTGDYADPYAYAHGPFALPAGTHWQPTGTWDPIKQATLTLGWGLGSYRFTRYRLPDRAPAELAVTPTPETLALIQACLRVRDWVNTPTQDMGPEELQTITRDLAQRHGGTFESIIGEALLTQNFPTIHAVGRASHRAPRLLQLNWGQHTHPHLVLIGKAVCFDTGGLDLKPADGMRHMKKDMGGAAHALALAGLVMEQQLPVRLTVLIPAVENAIGPDAFRPGEVIVTRAGVSVEIDNTDAEGRLILCDTLAYANELKPHTILDFATLTGAARIALGPDLPALFSNNEVLAQAWLDAGKQTRDPVWRMPLWRPYLHYLNSHVADLANAGSRMAGAVTAALYLERFVAQDLPWAHLDVYAWNDLNRPGRPAGGEALGLRSAWAMLKERYR from the coding sequence ATGCCCATCCCCTTCGGTTTCACTGTTGCTACCACCAATACCCTGCCATTGCATGTACTCGATCGCGCACACTTCGCCAACTGGTTGACCGCACAATCACCGGCGATTCAATCATGGGTACAGGCACAGGGCTTTGCCGCTGCCGCAGGGAGTGTACTGCTACTACCGGGCGAACACGGCCTCAGTGGAGCAGTGCTGGGCACGGGTGACTACGCTGATCCCTACGCCTATGCACACGGCCCATTTGCACTCCCAGCCGGCACCCACTGGCAACCTACCGGAACATGGGACCCCATCAAGCAAGCCACCCTGACACTGGGTTGGGGCCTGGGTAGCTATCGCTTCACGCGCTACCGTCTCCCAGACCGCGCACCGGCGGAATTGGCCGTTACACCAACACCAGAAACTCTGGCACTGATTCAGGCGTGCCTACGCGTACGCGACTGGGTCAACACACCAACCCAGGACATGGGTCCGGAAGAACTCCAAACCATTACCCGCGACTTGGCCCAGAGACACGGCGGTACATTCGAAAGCATCATCGGGGAAGCACTATTGACGCAAAACTTTCCCACCATCCACGCCGTCGGCCGCGCCTCCCACCGTGCGCCACGTCTTTTACAACTCAACTGGGGTCAACACACCCATCCTCACTTAGTCCTGATCGGCAAGGCAGTGTGCTTTGACACTGGCGGCCTAGATCTGAAACCTGCCGACGGCATGCGCCACATGAAAAAAGACATGGGTGGTGCCGCACACGCTCTAGCGCTGGCCGGACTGGTGATGGAGCAACAACTACCAGTGCGACTGACCGTGCTGATACCAGCGGTAGAAAATGCAATTGGACCTGACGCCTTTCGCCCCGGAGAAGTGATTGTGACTCGGGCAGGAGTGAGCGTTGAAATTGACAACACCGACGCCGAGGGCCGCCTCATCTTGTGCGATACGCTGGCATACGCCAACGAACTGAAGCCGCACACGATCCTGGATTTCGCAACCTTGACCGGCGCAGCGCGGATCGCTCTAGGACCGGACCTGCCAGCACTTTTCAGTAACAACGAGGTGTTGGCCCAGGCCTGGCTGGATGCTGGTAAGCAGACCCGCGACCCAGTGTGGCGCATGCCACTGTGGCGCCCATATTTGCACTACCTCAACAGCCATGTTGCCGACCTGGCCAACGCCGGTTCACGCATGGCTGGCGCAGTAACCGCCGCACTGTACTTGGAACGATTCGTCGCTCAAGACCTGCCTTGGGCGCACCTTGATGTTTACGCATGGAACGACCTCAATCGCCCCGGGCGCCCAGCAGGTGGCGAGGCACTGGGACTACGCTCGGCTTGGGCGATGCTGAAAGAACGCTACAGATAA